In one window of Euzebya rosea DNA:
- a CDS encoding VOC family protein, which yields MLSTTLTAVHVADEPLAWQRAGFTVSAGVVHLGGLAVVLGADGEGGVVGWSLDPAAEPVDGLPVRPAPAGGDDLLAGQPAHANTATALDHLVIGTPAPDRTTAALASLGWSVRRSAAHPTLDRTMRFLVVPTKGGRTVLEVMAPSDPRPDDRPARFWGLAVTVDDLDAAVGLLGPDHIGQPRDAVQPGRRIATVRGDRLGISVPLALMSPRT from the coding sequence ATGCTGTCGACCACCCTCACCGCCGTCCATGTCGCCGACGAGCCGCTGGCCTGGCAACGGGCCGGGTTCACCGTCTCTGCGGGCGTCGTGCACCTCGGCGGGTTGGCCGTCGTGCTCGGGGCAGACGGCGAGGGTGGCGTTGTCGGCTGGTCGCTGGACCCGGCGGCCGAGCCCGTCGACGGGCTGCCGGTCCGGCCGGCCCCGGCAGGCGGCGACGACCTGCTGGCGGGGCAGCCGGCCCACGCCAACACCGCCACGGCGCTGGACCACCTCGTCATCGGCACCCCCGCACCGGACCGGACGACCGCCGCGCTGGCGTCGCTGGGCTGGTCGGTCCGGCGCAGCGCCGCCCACCCGACCCTCGACCGAACCATGCGCTTCCTGGTCGTGCCCACCAAGGGCGGTCGCACGGTGCTGGAGGTCATGGCCCCGTCCGACCCGCGCCCCGATGACCGCCCGGCCCGGTTCTGGGGGCTGGCGGTCACGGTCGACGACCTCGACGCCGCCGTCGGCCTGCTCGGCCCCGACCACATCGGGCAACCCAGGGACGCCGTGCAGCCCGGACGACGGATCGCGACCGTCCGCGGCGACCGGCTCGGCATCAGCGTGCCGCTCGCCCTGATGTCGCCCCGCACCTGA
- a CDS encoding amidase, which produces MSDAAPTAAPAPASASDARPRIVADGPMAGWDAVETASRVGAGEVTAAEVLDAALARVDAVDAHIGGLFHLDGDRAHEVLARRQRSGDTDRPLHGVPTAVKDLDQLAGMPTTFGSRAAGGHLSRRTDAPVRQFVDTGLIALGKSAAPEFGMTPTGEGLGFVPTRNPWDPDHTVGGSSSGAAALVAARALPIAHAVDGGGSIRIPAACAGLVGLKPTYGRLVEDEDMRGLPVKVVSHGVVSRSVRDTAAFMAAAERTFRNPAMPSIAGVDGPGMGAMRRVAMITESLTGPVDPEVTEAVERTGSALEALGHRVEPVALPFPASLTEDFLLYWGALAQGLTASGYARVGRAFRPGLLDPWTQGLAAHFRRNLPRLPLAIRRLRAFRHRYAAFTERYHVVLSPTLGTLPPELGWLSVELPFETHRERVERFVPYTPAWNVSGAPAVSLPMARSRSGLPIGVHLGAAHGDDRTLLELAFALEASAGFNVPLG; this is translated from the coding sequence ATGAGCGACGCCGCCCCCACCGCTGCCCCAGCCCCCGCATCCGCTTCCGATGCCCGTCCACGGATCGTCGCCGACGGGCCGATGGCGGGCTGGGATGCCGTGGAGACCGCGTCGCGGGTGGGCGCCGGCGAGGTCACGGCCGCGGAGGTGCTCGACGCGGCGCTGGCGCGGGTCGACGCCGTCGACGCACACATCGGTGGGTTGTTCCACCTCGACGGGGACCGAGCCCACGAGGTGCTGGCCCGCCGCCAGCGGTCCGGCGACACCGACCGGCCGCTGCACGGCGTGCCGACCGCCGTCAAGGACCTCGACCAGCTCGCTGGCATGCCGACGACCTTCGGCAGCCGCGCGGCCGGCGGGCACCTGTCACGACGGACCGACGCCCCCGTCCGGCAGTTCGTCGACACGGGCCTGATCGCGCTGGGGAAGTCCGCCGCACCCGAGTTCGGCATGACCCCCACGGGGGAGGGGCTGGGCTTCGTGCCGACCCGCAACCCCTGGGATCCCGACCACACCGTCGGCGGGTCCTCCTCGGGTGCGGCCGCGCTGGTGGCCGCCCGGGCGCTGCCGATCGCCCACGCCGTCGACGGCGGCGGATCCATCCGCATCCCCGCGGCCTGCGCCGGCCTGGTCGGCCTGAAGCCGACCTACGGACGGCTGGTGGAGGACGAGGACATGCGCGGCCTGCCCGTCAAGGTCGTCTCCCACGGCGTGGTCAGCCGCTCGGTCCGTGACACCGCCGCGTTCATGGCCGCGGCCGAACGAACCTTCCGGAACCCCGCGATGCCCTCGATCGCCGGCGTGGACGGACCGGGCATGGGTGCCATGCGTCGCGTCGCGATGATCACCGAGTCCCTCACCGGCCCGGTCGACCCGGAGGTCACCGAGGCCGTCGAACGAACCGGGTCGGCGCTGGAGGCGCTCGGCCACCGGGTCGAACCCGTCGCCCTGCCGTTCCCGGCTTCGTTGACCGAGGACTTCCTCCTCTACTGGGGCGCGCTGGCGCAGGGGCTGACGGCCAGCGGGTACGCCAGGGTGGGCCGGGCGTTCCGGCCCGGCCTGCTGGACCCGTGGACGCAGGGGCTGGCCGCACACTTCCGTCGCAACCTGCCCCGGTTGCCCCTCGCGATCCGCCGGCTGCGGGCGTTCCGCCACCGGTACGCCGCGTTCACCGAGCGCTACCACGTCGTCCTCAGCCCGACGCTCGGCACGCTGCCACCCGAGCTCGGCTGGCTGTCGGTCGAGCTGCCGTTCGAGACCCACCGGGAGCGGGTCGAGCGGTTCGTCCCCTACACGCCGGCCTGGAACGTCTCCGGCGCGCCTGCGGTGTCGCTGCCGATGGCGCGCAGCCGGTCCGGCCTGCCGATCGGCGTGCACCTCGGTGCCGCGCACGGCGACGACCGGACCCTGCTCGAGCTCGCCTTCGCCCTCGAGGCGTCGGCAGGGTTCAACGTGCCGCTCGGCTGA
- a CDS encoding DMT family transporter codes for MLIASGVVLYSTGPIMLQASSLSGPAFSFWRLLIGAGLLAALAVGSSRRRRVPVLPGGEGRRWTAIAGVCFGVHQLLFMTAVKLTSVVDVSLMNALAPVATALGAWWMFRERPGPRFFAWSALAIGGGAWLAVQASGPTGNPLGMAMAIANVVCFAGFFLSSKRGREHVDVLPFLAGVMTVGVLLVGAFVAVAGVDVGSATRTDLLLAFGVAAGPGALGHFVMTWPLRWVPANIPPVMRLAQPALSGVLALLVLGEPLGWVHAAGGLVVVVGAAGAVLSRDGRALQREAREGAGVPSGQTTAISLSTSRALRTPTG; via the coding sequence GTGCTCATCGCCAGCGGTGTCGTGCTGTACTCGACCGGGCCGATCATGCTGCAGGCCTCGTCGTTGTCCGGGCCGGCGTTCTCCTTCTGGCGACTGCTCATCGGTGCGGGCCTGCTGGCCGCGCTGGCCGTGGGCAGCTCGCGGCGACGACGCGTCCCCGTGCTGCCGGGCGGGGAGGGGCGCCGGTGGACCGCCATCGCCGGCGTCTGCTTCGGGGTCCACCAGCTGCTGTTCATGACGGCCGTGAAGCTGACCAGCGTCGTGGACGTCTCGCTGATGAACGCCCTCGCCCCGGTCGCCACGGCCCTGGGCGCATGGTGGATGTTCCGCGAACGGCCGGGCCCCCGGTTCTTCGCCTGGTCCGCCCTGGCGATCGGTGGTGGTGCCTGGCTTGCGGTGCAGGCGTCCGGCCCGACGGGCAACCCCCTCGGCATGGCGATGGCGATCGCCAACGTCGTCTGCTTCGCCGGCTTCTTCCTGTCGTCCAAGCGGGGACGCGAGCACGTGGACGTGCTGCCCTTCCTCGCCGGGGTGATGACCGTCGGGGTGCTGCTGGTCGGGGCCTTCGTGGCGGTGGCCGGCGTCGACGTCGGCAGCGCGACGCGCACCGACCTGCTCCTGGCCTTCGGCGTCGCGGCGGGCCCCGGGGCGCTGGGCCACTTCGTGATGACGTGGCCGCTGCGCTGGGTGCCGGCCAACATCCCGCCCGTCATGCGGCTGGCCCAGCCGGCATTGTCGGGTGTGCTGGCGCTGCTGGTGCTGGGCGAACCGCTCGGCTGGGTGCACGCGGCCGGCGGGCTCGTCGTCGTCGTCGGTGCCGCGGGTGCGGTGCTGTCACGCGACGGCAGGGCGTTGCAGCGCGAGGCCCGGGAGGGGGCCGGTGTGCCGTCGGGTCAGACGACCGCGATCTCGCTGAGCACGTCGCGGGCGCTGAGGACCCCCACCGGCTGA
- a CDS encoding cell wall-binding repeat-containing protein: MRAASTLLSVLLVVLVVVTATPDGAVTAQEGATRVPLADWTPLPAAGQADVSAEARALRAELLGPEALDPERVTMHWFGVSGFVLTYRGHLLLLDAWEIIGATNDYAPIGREELAALEPEAILIGHGHFDHAADAGYVAGRTGAPIVGSEEICDNAEADATAEGNTITCVITGTADSPAPGTAQSLRLFADTEPITVLQHIHSAATPPGPDNQPDPQVPVFDPAPYIEHFADDPEELARFVASQSDAQGGTWMYHFVAGDFTLLWGNSSGPIFTDPAVGEALGAFPGCVDVMSNAILGFDQVVSGLQDPRLYVEAVQPKVYLPQHGDAWAPVISAGQAQYVPLWKVENEELGIGQPATRFLVDPDEYMVPVVFDIDDPLWDDETPGSTCASQRIDRRWGAERHGTAVRLSQARFAPGAEEVWLATGESFSDALAAVPAAALTASPVLTVRPDGIPAVVADELHRLRPSRIVIVGDDTVIGTQVEEQLAALGVAAEDIERVGSGDAYQRAAAVSAARFDAATTVVVTTGERFPDALAAGPLAAARQAPLLLTEAGTLPDATAEELRRLADGTGLPGGEPLSVVIVGGTAAVDDAVADAIAAITGGPVTRVAGPDRTTTAAAVAALEDFDAAPTVYVARSDDFPDAVVAGAPAAVDGAPVLLVGRDTLPDASRSALGRASAAAWAVVAGGDTVIGPDVRQQVSDALPD, translated from the coding sequence ATGCGAGCCGCCTCCACCCTGCTGTCCGTCCTCCTCGTGGTCCTCGTGGTGGTGACCGCCACCCCCGACGGCGCCGTCACTGCCCAGGAGGGTGCCACCCGTGTGCCGCTGGCGGACTGGACGCCGCTGCCTGCCGCAGGACAGGCCGACGTGAGCGCCGAGGCGCGGGCGTTGCGTGCCGAGCTGCTTGGCCCCGAGGCGCTGGACCCCGAACGGGTGACGATGCACTGGTTCGGGGTCTCGGGGTTCGTGCTGACCTACCGCGGCCACCTGCTGCTGCTCGACGCGTGGGAGATCATCGGCGCCACCAACGACTACGCCCCGATCGGCCGGGAGGAGCTGGCGGCGCTGGAGCCCGAGGCGATCCTCATCGGACACGGCCACTTCGACCACGCCGCCGACGCCGGCTACGTCGCCGGGCGGACGGGCGCCCCGATCGTCGGCAGCGAGGAGATCTGCGACAACGCCGAGGCCGACGCGACCGCCGAGGGCAACACGATCACCTGCGTGATCACCGGCACGGCCGACAGCCCCGCCCCGGGCACGGCCCAGTCGTTGCGGCTGTTCGCCGACACCGAGCCGATCACGGTGCTGCAGCACATCCACTCCGCCGCCACCCCGCCGGGACCCGACAACCAGCCCGACCCACAGGTGCCGGTGTTCGACCCGGCGCCCTACATCGAACACTTCGCCGACGACCCCGAGGAGCTGGCCCGGTTCGTCGCGTCGCAGTCCGACGCGCAGGGCGGCACGTGGATGTACCACTTCGTGGCCGGCGACTTCACGCTGCTGTGGGGCAACTCCTCGGGCCCGATCTTCACCGACCCGGCCGTCGGCGAGGCCCTCGGCGCCTTCCCCGGCTGCGTGGACGTGATGTCCAACGCCATACTCGGCTTCGACCAGGTGGTCTCGGGCCTCCAGGACCCCCGCCTGTACGTCGAGGCGGTCCAGCCCAAGGTCTACCTCCCCCAGCACGGCGACGCGTGGGCCCCGGTCATCTCCGCCGGCCAGGCCCAGTACGTCCCGCTGTGGAAGGTCGAGAACGAGGAGCTGGGGATCGGCCAGCCGGCGACCCGCTTCCTGGTCGACCCCGACGAGTACATGGTCCCGGTGGTCTTCGACATCGACGATCCGCTGTGGGACGACGAGACGCCCGGCAGCACCTGTGCGAGCCAGCGCATCGACCGTCGGTGGGGTGCGGAGCGCCACGGCACGGCCGTCCGGCTGTCCCAGGCACGCTTCGCACCGGGCGCGGAGGAGGTGTGGCTGGCCACCGGCGAGTCCTTCAGCGACGCGCTGGCCGCGGTGCCGGCCGCCGCCCTGACCGCATCCCCCGTGCTGACCGTGCGGCCCGACGGCATCCCCGCCGTCGTCGCCGACGAGCTGCATCGCCTTCGCCCCTCCCGGATCGTGATCGTCGGTGACGACACGGTGATCGGCACGCAGGTGGAGGAGCAGCTGGCGGCGCTCGGCGTCGCGGCCGAGGACATCGAACGCGTCGGCAGCGGCGACGCCTACCAACGAGCGGCGGCGGTCAGCGCCGCACGGTTCGACGCCGCCACCACCGTCGTGGTGACCACCGGCGAACGGTTCCCCGACGCCCTCGCCGCCGGTCCCCTCGCGGCGGCCCGGCAGGCCCCCCTGCTGCTGACCGAAGCCGGCACCCTGCCCGACGCGACCGCCGAGGAGCTCCGACGGCTGGCCGACGGCACGGGCCTTCCGGGCGGCGAGCCGCTGTCGGTGGTCATCGTGGGCGGGACCGCTGCGGTCGACGACGCGGTGGCCGACGCCATCGCCGCCATCACCGGTGGGCCCGTCACCCGGGTGGCCGGCCCCGACCGGACGACCACCGCGGCGGCGGTCGCGGCGCTGGAGGACTTCGACGCGGCACCGACGGTGTACGTGGCCCGCAGCGACGACTTCCCCGACGCCGTGGTCGCCGGTGCGCCGGCCGCCGTCGACGGGGCGCCGGTGCTGCTGGTGGGCCGGGACACGCTGCCGGACGCAAGCCGTTCGGCGCTGGGCCGAGCCAGCGCTGCCGCGTGGGCTGTCGTGGCCGGCGGCGACACCGTCATCGGCCCGGACGTCCGCCAGCAGGTCAGCGACGCGCTGCCCGACTGA
- a CDS encoding CBS domain-containing protein yields the protein MPSIDQDRRLEQPVARCMSETFITLPASSTLCEAAKAMRDRHIGLLLLTDGDELVGVFSERDLVRSLADGDRPDEVHLADRARGDIITVNASASLQDGINAMAKRGIRHLVVVGDDDGQPVGVLSARDVLSEIAVV from the coding sequence ATGCCATCGATCGACCAGGACCGCCGTCTCGAGCAGCCGGTCGCCCGCTGCATGTCAGAGACGTTCATCACCCTGCCGGCGTCCTCGACGCTGTGCGAGGCCGCGAAGGCCATGCGGGACCGCCACATCGGCCTGCTGCTGCTGACCGACGGCGACGAGCTCGTCGGCGTGTTCTCCGAGCGCGACCTCGTCCGCTCGCTGGCCGACGGCGACCGGCCCGACGAGGTGCACCTGGCCGACCGTGCCCGGGGTGACATCATCACCGTCAACGCATCCGCCAGCCTGCAGGACGGCATCAACGCGATGGCCAAGCGCGGCATCCGCCACCTCGTCGTCGTCGGCGACGACGACGGTCAGCCGGTGGGGGTCCTCAGCGCCCGCGACGTGCTCAGCGAGATCGCGGTCGTCTGA
- a CDS encoding MFS transporter, with protein sequence MTTPATAPVATTDPPGRWRALAILSLAMILSMATWFSAAAVLPQLRQDLGISAAQGSLLTIAVQLGFVAGAVATAATNLADLIRARRLVLLGTLGAAAANLGLLAAGSFGPALVLRFLVGASLSGVYGPSLKSMSTWFRQQRGTALGVMVGALTLGSALPHLVNSVGGVDWRLLIIVTSALTVAGGLLAELGTDDGPFPFPSTPFDPSKLGLVFTDRKVRLASIGYFGHMFELYAMWAWFAVFFTDVLDGDTRGAALVTFVVIGMGAIGSWVGGVLGDRFSRTTSTSIAMGISGTMALVVGALVEAPWPVVLVAGLVWGFWVVADSAQFSALVTEHADQRYVGTAVTMQLAVGFTLTVITIWLVPLVRDATSWWLAFAILVPGPVVGVIAMQRLARLVSSESSSPSPDGGPSTTPA encoded by the coding sequence ATGACGACACCTGCGACGGCGCCGGTCGCGACCACGGACCCGCCGGGTCGCTGGCGTGCGCTGGCGATCCTCTCCCTTGCCATGATCCTGTCGATGGCGACCTGGTTCTCCGCCGCCGCGGTCCTGCCGCAGCTCCGCCAGGACCTCGGCATCAGCGCCGCCCAGGGGTCGTTGCTGACCATCGCGGTACAGCTCGGCTTCGTCGCCGGGGCGGTCGCGACGGCGGCGACCAACCTCGCGGACCTGATCCGTGCCCGCCGCCTGGTCCTGCTGGGCACCCTCGGGGCCGCAGCGGCCAACCTCGGCCTGCTCGCCGCGGGGTCGTTCGGTCCGGCCCTCGTCCTGCGCTTCCTGGTCGGGGCGTCGTTGTCGGGGGTCTACGGGCCCAGCCTGAAGTCGATGTCGACGTGGTTCCGCCAGCAGCGCGGCACGGCGCTCGGCGTGATGGTCGGCGCCCTGACCCTCGGCTCGGCCCTGCCACACCTCGTCAACTCCGTCGGCGGGGTCGACTGGCGGCTGCTGATCATCGTCACCAGCGCCCTGACCGTGGCCGGGGGACTGCTGGCCGAGCTCGGGACCGACGACGGGCCGTTCCCGTTCCCCTCCACGCCGTTCGATCCGTCGAAGCTGGGGCTGGTCTTCACCGACCGGAAGGTCCGGCTGGCGTCGATCGGGTACTTCGGCCACATGTTCGAGCTGTACGCCATGTGGGCGTGGTTCGCGGTCTTCTTCACCGACGTGCTCGACGGCGACACCCGCGGCGCCGCCCTGGTCACCTTCGTCGTCATCGGCATGGGGGCGATCGGCAGCTGGGTCGGCGGGGTCCTCGGTGACCGCTTCTCGCGCACGACGTCGACGTCGATCGCCATGGGGATCAGCGGGACGATGGCGCTCGTGGTCGGCGCGCTGGTCGAGGCGCCGTGGCCCGTGGTCCTCGTCGCCGGGCTCGTCTGGGGGTTCTGGGTGGTGGCGGACTCCGCGCAGTTCTCCGCGCTGGTGACCGAACACGCCGATCAGCGCTACGTCGGCACCGCGGTCACCATGCAGCTCGCGGTCGGGTTCACCCTGACGGTCATCACCATCTGGCTGGTCCCCCTGGTGCGCGACGCCACGTCGTGGTGGCTCGCCTTCGCCATCCTCGTGCCCGGCCCGGTCGTCGGCGTGATCGCCATGCAGCGTCTGGCCCGCCTGGTGTCGTCGGAGTCGTCGTCCCCGTCACCCGATGGAGGCCCGTCGACCACCCCGGCCTGA
- a CDS encoding GNAT family N-acetyltransferase, producing MQPSTLVVRPVRPEEYVETGRIVLAAYDAAGRIEGPYRLRIEDTAARVEAGSEVWVAVDGERVLGSVTFTDAGDPNLEDDTHGDCGFRMLGVDPAAQGLGVGRTLVQRCIDTATARGRKRLSIYSMVWMPAAHAMYERMGFTRRRDRDVLFPAGVGLAFQRNLVPDADAWFPPEGLPAEPPPWYLDVLG from the coding sequence CCGTCCGCCCCGAGGAGTACGTCGAGACCGGCCGGATCGTCCTGGCCGCCTACGACGCCGCCGGCCGGATAGAAGGGCCCTACCGGCTGCGCATCGAGGACACCGCCGCGCGGGTGGAGGCGGGGTCGGAGGTGTGGGTAGCCGTCGACGGTGAGCGCGTCCTCGGCAGCGTCACCTTCACCGATGCCGGCGACCCCAACCTCGAGGACGACACCCACGGCGACTGCGGGTTCCGCATGCTCGGCGTCGACCCGGCCGCCCAGGGCCTCGGGGTGGGCCGGACGCTGGTCCAGCGGTGCATCGACACCGCGACCGCCCGTGGCCGCAAGCGGCTGTCGATCTACTCGATGGTCTGGATGCCGGCGGCGCACGCGATGTACGAGCGCATGGGCTTCACCCGACGGCGCGACCGCGACGTGCTGTTCCCCGCAGGGGTGGGGTTGGCGTTCCAGCGCAACCTGGTGCCCGACGCCGACGCGTGGTTCCCGCCGGAGGGGCTGCCCGCCGAGCCGCCGCCCTGGTACCTCGACGTCCTCGGTTGA
- a CDS encoding acyl-CoA thioesterase has protein sequence MENTASTLLQLLDIETLDVDLFRGTAPNTDVQRTFGGHVAAQSLVAAVRTVQEERSVHSLHAYFLRPGSPKHNIIYTVDRIRDGRSFSTRRVVATQQGKAIFHLSASFQVHEEGPEHAESMPDVPSPDELENLPDQLKRYGVDWQPPHPEWASMDMRYVKLPNEAAAERTGRLQAWIRSLDTFPDEPHLHACVLTYMSDVSLLGASITPHGLFPGGPDRVRLASLDHAMWFHRPFRADEWMLYDMQSPSASGARGFSRGQVFTQDGRMVASVVQEGLTRPKA, from the coding sequence ATGGAGAACACGGCGTCGACGTTGCTGCAGCTGCTGGACATCGAGACCCTGGACGTGGACCTGTTCCGCGGCACCGCGCCGAACACCGACGTGCAGCGGACCTTCGGCGGACACGTCGCCGCCCAGTCCCTCGTGGCCGCCGTCCGCACCGTGCAGGAGGAACGCAGCGTCCACTCGCTGCACGCCTACTTCCTGCGCCCGGGGTCGCCGAAGCACAACATCATCTACACCGTCGACCGCATCCGGGACGGACGGTCGTTCTCGACCAGGCGGGTCGTCGCCACCCAGCAGGGCAAGGCGATCTTCCACCTCTCGGCGTCCTTCCAGGTGCACGAGGAGGGGCCGGAGCACGCCGAGTCGATGCCGGACGTGCCCTCGCCTGACGAGCTGGAGAACCTGCCCGACCAGCTGAAGCGCTACGGCGTGGACTGGCAGCCGCCCCACCCGGAGTGGGCGTCGATGGACATGCGCTACGTCAAGCTGCCCAACGAGGCCGCCGCCGAGCGCACGGGTCGGCTGCAGGCGTGGATCCGGTCGCTGGACACCTTCCCCGACGAACCACACCTCCACGCCTGCGTGCTGACCTACATGAGCGACGTGTCGCTGCTCGGGGCGTCCATCACCCCGCACGGGTTGTTCCCCGGCGGCCCCGACAGGGTCCGGCTGGCCTCCCTCGACCACGCCATGTGGTTCCACCGTCCGTTCCGGGCCGACGAGTGGATGCTGTACGACATGCAGTCCCCGTCGGCGTCGGGCGCCCGCGGCTTCTCCCGTGGCCAGGTCTTCACCCAGGACGGACGGATGGTCGCCTCCGTCGTCCAGGAGGGTCTGACCAGGCCGAAGGCATGA
- a CDS encoding CPBP family intramembrane glutamic endopeptidase produces MSTVRSPQHDRHHDHRLDRQGVRLAVAFVGLSIIWGLAFNLTGLPFFPVVVAGGVVTGLTGFWVRRANDEPEPSFAVTWPIAGLAVVVALVHFAVGHLLFGLASQILPAFTETALEVYQRTGTLPVWGQLLLGGVLTAGLEEVFWRGAFTTMVADRVRPNLPDGLGRKRRGFALVVVSTAGYALFHVATLKLALIAAAALGGLVWGSLLLVTRSVGATIIAHVLWTCLMILFPPT; encoded by the coding sequence GTGTCCACCGTTCGCAGTCCACAGCACGACCGTCACCACGACCATCGGCTCGACCGCCAGGGCGTCCGCCTCGCGGTCGCCTTCGTCGGCCTGTCGATCATCTGGGGGTTGGCGTTCAACCTGACCGGCCTGCCGTTCTTCCCGGTCGTCGTCGCCGGCGGGGTGGTAACCGGTCTGACGGGTTTCTGGGTGCGACGGGCCAACGACGAACCCGAGCCGTCCTTCGCGGTGACGTGGCCGATCGCCGGCCTGGCCGTCGTCGTGGCGTTGGTGCACTTCGCCGTCGGCCACCTGCTGTTCGGCCTGGCTTCGCAGATCCTCCCGGCCTTCACCGAGACGGCGCTGGAGGTCTACCAACGGACCGGCACCCTGCCGGTCTGGGGTCAGCTGCTGCTCGGCGGCGTGCTGACCGCGGGGTTGGAGGAGGTCTTCTGGCGCGGCGCCTTCACCACCATGGTCGCCGACCGGGTGCGGCCCAACCTGCCCGACGGCCTGGGTCGCAAGCGGCGGGGGTTCGCGTTGGTGGTCGTCTCGACGGCCGGGTACGCGCTGTTCCACGTCGCCACCCTCAAGCTCGCGCTGATCGCCGCGGCGGCGCTCGGCGGGCTCGTGTGGGGCAGCCTGCTGCTGGTCACCCGGTCGGTCGGCGCGACGATCATCGCCCACGTCCTGTGGACCTGCCTGATGATCCTCTTCCCGCCGACCTGA